A genome region from Pseudomonas sp. N3-W includes the following:
- a CDS encoding protein phosphatase CheZ produces MEHNESSQGDFESTLKKHAVELVESLEKGRFGDAVQLIHELNQTRDRGLYQEVGKLTRELHSAIVNFQIDPNMPQAEEVSQITDATERLGYVVKLTEAAANRTMDLVENATPLINSLSEEAQALSTDWGRFMRREVGAEEFRELARRVDGFLTRSREDNRVVSSNLNDILLAQDYQDLTGQVIKRVTQLVTEVESNLLKLVLMASQVDRFAGIEHDREAMLAEKDPQKHLSQGEGPQIHADKREDVVSGQDDVDDLLSSLGF; encoded by the coding sequence ATGGAGCATAACGAATCTTCACAGGGCGATTTTGAATCGACTCTGAAAAAACATGCGGTCGAACTGGTCGAAAGCCTTGAAAAAGGCAGGTTCGGCGATGCGGTGCAACTGATCCATGAGCTCAACCAGACCCGTGACCGCGGCCTGTATCAGGAAGTGGGCAAGCTCACTCGCGAGCTGCACAGCGCGATCGTCAATTTCCAGATTGACCCGAACATGCCGCAAGCCGAGGAAGTGTCGCAAATCACCGACGCCACCGAGCGTCTGGGGTATGTGGTCAAGCTGACCGAGGCCGCGGCCAACCGCACCATGGACCTGGTGGAAAACGCCACGCCGCTGATCAACAGCCTGAGCGAAGAAGCCCAGGCATTGAGCACCGACTGGGGCCGTTTCATGCGCCGCGAAGTCGGGGCTGAAGAGTTCCGCGAACTGGCCCGTCGGGTCGACGGTTTTCTGACCCGCAGCCGCGAAGACAACCGCGTGGTGTCGAGCAACCTCAACGACATCCTGCTGGCCCAGGATTACCAGGACCTCACCGGTCAGGTGATCAAGCGCGTGACCCAATTGGTCACCGAAGTCGAAAGCAACCTGCTCAAGCTCGTACTCATGGCAAGCCAGGTGGACCGCTTTGCGGGCATCGAACATGACCGTGAAGCGATGCTTGCTGAAAAAGATCCGCAAAAACATCTCTCTCAGGGTGAAGGTCCGCAGATTCATGCCGATAAAAGAGAAGATGTTGTGTCCGGTCAGGACGATGTGGACGATTTGTTATCCAGCCTAGGATTTTAG
- the flhF gene encoding flagellar biosynthesis protein FlhF, with the protein MQVKRFFAADMRQAMKLVRDELGADAAIIGNRRIAGGVELTAALDYKLSALAPRVPNMELEDELRKTQSRIVTAQAELSLRGDGETEGDQTTNRQLFAGLPLTAAEPLVEPTYSAPRRPAPAPAQSSGGVDPRAFDSMRFELNSLRELMEVQLGSLAWNQLQGSRPAQANLWRRLQRIGLSGPLSRDLLALISDIEEPRQAWRMLLAHLARMIATPEVEPLEEGGVIAMVGPAGMGKTTTLAKLAARYVLKYGAQNIALVSMDSYRIGAQEQLKTLGRILNVSVTHVDPGQSLVQALDPLLRKRVILIDTAGLQASDPALRMQLESLAGRGIKSKNYLVLATTSQKQVLTAAYHSYKRCGLAGCILTKLDETASLGEVLSLAISHELPVAYLTDGPRIPDDLHLPRRHQLVSRAVSVQMQEEPSEEAMADMFADIYHSPTKQVG; encoded by the coding sequence ATGCAAGTTAAGCGTTTTTTCGCCGCCGATATGCGTCAGGCCATGAAACTGGTTCGTGATGAGCTGGGCGCTGATGCCGCCATCATTGGCAATCGCCGGATTGCCGGTGGTGTCGAGCTGACGGCTGCGCTGGATTACAAATTGTCGGCGCTGGCTCCGCGCGTTCCGAACATGGAACTCGAAGACGAGCTGCGCAAGACCCAGTCGCGCATCGTCACCGCCCAGGCCGAACTGAGCCTGCGTGGCGATGGCGAGACCGAGGGTGACCAGACCACCAATCGCCAGCTGTTCGCCGGCCTGCCGTTGACCGCTGCCGAACCGCTGGTCGAACCGACCTACAGCGCGCCGCGTCGTCCGGCACCGGCCCCTGCACAGTCCTCTGGCGGTGTCGACCCACGGGCGTTCGACTCGATGCGTTTCGAGCTCAACAGCCTGCGCGAACTGATGGAAGTCCAGCTCGGTTCCCTGGCCTGGAATCAGCTGCAAGGCAGCCGTCCGGCCCAGGCCAACCTGTGGCGCCGCCTGCAACGCATCGGCCTGTCCGGTCCGTTGTCGCGTGACCTGCTGGCACTGATTAGCGATATTGAAGAGCCTCGTCAGGCCTGGCGCATGTTGCTGGCGCACCTGGCGCGGATGATTGCCACCCCGGAAGTCGAGCCGCTGGAAGAGGGCGGTGTGATTGCCATGGTCGGCCCTGCCGGCATGGGCAAGACCACCACCCTGGCCAAGCTCGCCGCCCGTTATGTACTCAAGTACGGCGCACAGAACATCGCGCTGGTGAGCATGGACAGCTATCGCATTGGCGCCCAGGAACAGCTGAAAACCCTGGGCCGGATTCTCAATGTGTCGGTGACCCACGTCGATCCGGGGCAGTCCCTGGTGCAGGCGCTGGACCCCCTGCTGCGCAAGCGCGTGATCCTGATCGATACCGCCGGCCTGCAAGCCAGCGATCCGGCCTTGCGCATGCAGCTCGAAAGCCTGGCCGGTCGTGGCATCAAATCGAAGAATTATCTGGTCCTGGCCACTACCAGCCAGAAACAGGTACTGACTGCCGCTTATCACAGTTACAAGCGCTGCGGGCTGGCCGGGTGCATCCTGACTAAACTGGATGAAACGGCAAGTCTGGGCGAGGTGTTGAGCCTGGCCATCAGTCATGAGTTGCCAGTGGCTTACCTCACCGATGGCCCGCGGATCCCGGATGATTTGCATCTGCCGCGTCGTCATCAGTTGGTCAGTCGCGCCGTAAGCGTGCAAATGCAGGAAGAACCCAGCGAGGAAGCCATGGCTGACATGTTCGCTGATATTTACCACAGCCCGACCAAGCAGGTTGGCTAA
- the fleN gene encoding flagellar synthesis regulator FleN: MGSMHPVQVIAVTGGKGGVGKTNVSVNLSLALAELGRRVMLLDADLGLANVDVLLGLTPKRTLADVIEGRCELRDVLLQGPGGIRIVPAASGTQSMVHLSPAQHAGLIQAFSDIGDNLDVLVIDTAAGIGDSVVSFVRAAQEVLLVVCDEPTSITDAYALIKLLNRDYGMNRFRVLANMAQSPQEGRNLFAKLTKVTDRFLDVALQYVGAVPYDESVRKAVQKQRAVYEAFPRSKCALAFKAIAQKVDTWPLPANPRGHLEFFVERLVQQTAGPVV, from the coding sequence ATGGGCAGCATGCATCCCGTACAGGTGATCGCGGTGACCGGCGGCAAGGGTGGCGTCGGGAAGACTAACGTGTCAGTGAATTTGTCCCTGGCTCTGGCTGAGCTTGGCCGCAGGGTCATGCTGCTGGACGCCGATCTGGGGCTGGCGAACGTCGACGTCCTGCTCGGACTGACGCCCAAACGCACCCTGGCAGATGTGATCGAAGGCCGCTGTGAGCTGCGCGACGTGCTGTTGCAGGGGCCGGGCGGAATCCGCATCGTCCCGGCGGCGTCCGGCACCCAGAGCATGGTTCATCTGAGCCCGGCGCAACACGCTGGCCTGATTCAGGCGTTCAGCGACATCGGCGACAACCTCGATGTACTGGTGATCGACACCGCTGCGGGTATTGGTGACTCGGTCGTCAGCTTTGTTCGCGCAGCCCAGGAAGTGCTGCTGGTGGTGTGCGACGAACCGACCTCGATCACCGACGCCTACGCGCTGATCAAACTGCTGAATCGCGATTACGGCATGAACCGCTTCCGCGTCCTGGCCAACATGGCCCAGAGCCCGCAGGAAGGTCGCAACCTGTTCGCCAAGTTGACCAAGGTCACGGATCGCTTCCTCGATGTCGCCTTACAATACGTCGGTGCGGTGCCTTACGACGAAAGCGTGCGCAAGGCCGTGCAGAAGCAGCGTGCAGTCTACGAAGCCTTTCCGCGCTCCAAGTGCGCGCTGGCGTTCAAGGCCATTGCACAGAAGGTCGACACCTGGCCGTTGCCGGCGAACCCGCGCGGGCATCTGGAATTCTTCGTCGAGCGCCTCGTGCAACAGACAGCAGGGCCAGTGGTATGA
- a CDS encoding RHS repeat-associated core domain-containing protein, with protein sequence MPAPRETLLCQYRYDPLDRLTDHAQPNTPTLQRFYCKSRLATEIQGTTGHSIVQHDDLLLAQLRRQDDAINTTLLATDQQRSVLQTLEASQQRQPIAYSPYGHRPDENGLTSLLGFNGERRDPVTGHYLLGNGYRAFNPVLMRFNSPDSLSPFGKGGLNSYAYCSGDPINLTDPTGHMFKPTFTTLDKQFLFSHGLLSKKGITAEKAQAKYKKIVNILKAISGRTKHIQATTLEKDKRIALAAENSRPNSPGQLEQLAYEQLRPDFSNIFENPEVITSRFQRPHSSIIENSVKFEQASYVPLLQNLNNQGSRNIYEKLTTPSFFNTFDKKLVDSYKARLKSVTDQHVAELRNEAQRIRYKYFES encoded by the coding sequence ATGCCAGCCCCACGCGAAACCCTGCTTTGCCAATATCGCTACGACCCCCTCGACCGGCTGACTGACCACGCTCAGCCGAACACACCCACGCTTCAGCGTTTCTATTGCAAAAGCCGGTTGGCCACCGAAATACAGGGGACGACCGGGCATTCCATTGTGCAGCACGATGATCTGCTGCTGGCGCAACTACGGCGTCAGGATGATGCGATTAACACCACGTTGCTGGCCACCGATCAGCAGCGTTCGGTGCTGCAGACCCTTGAAGCCAGCCAACAGCGACAACCTATTGCTTATTCGCCCTATGGCCATCGCCCTGATGAAAACGGGTTGACCAGCTTGCTAGGCTTCAATGGCGAACGGCGAGACCCGGTGACCGGGCATTATTTGTTGGGGAATGGGTATCGGGCGTTTAATCCGGTGTTGATGCGATTTAATAGCCCGGACAGTTTGAGTCCGTTTGGGAAGGGCGGATTGAATAGTTATGCGTATTGCTCAGGAGACCCCATCAATCTCACAGACCCAACAGGACACATGTTTAAACCCACCTTCACCACACTAGACAAGCAGTTTTTATTTAGTCACGGATTATTGTCAAAGAAAGGCATTACAGCGGAAAAAGCGCAAGCCAAGTACAAAAAAATAGTAAACATACTTAAAGCGATATCCGGCCGAACAAAACACATACAAGCAACAACACTCGAAAAAGACAAACGCATTGCACTTGCAGCCGAGAACTCCCGCCCCAATAGCCCTGGGCAACTTGAACAACTCGCTTACGAACAATTACGCCCCGACTTTTCCAATATATTTGAAAACCCGGAAGTCATAACGAGTAGATTCCAACGACCTCATTCGTCGATAATAGAAAACTCAGTAAAATTTGAGCAGGCAAGTTACGTACCGCTATTACAAAATTTAAACAATCAAGGATCCCGTAATATTTATGAAAAACTCACAACTCCATCTTTTTTCAACACCTTCGATAAGAAACTCGTAGATTCGTATAAGGCACGGCTAAAATCAGTCACCGATCAACACGTTGCTGAGCTTAGAAATGAGGCGCAACGAATCCGATACAAATACTTTGAAAGTTAA
- the fliQ gene encoding flagellar biosynthesis protein FliQ, with protein sequence MTPEVAVDIFREALWLTTMMVAVLVIPSLLVGLLVAMFQAATQINEQTLSFLPRLLVMLVTLIVAGPWLIQTFMEYILQLYGSIPQVIG encoded by the coding sequence ATGACTCCAGAAGTAGCGGTAGACATCTTTCGCGAGGCGCTCTGGTTGACCACCATGATGGTCGCCGTGCTGGTGATCCCGAGCCTGCTCGTGGGTTTGCTGGTGGCGATGTTCCAGGCCGCTACCCAGATCAACGAACAGACCCTGAGCTTCCTGCCGCGTCTTCTGGTGATGCTGGTGACACTGATCGTTGCCGGCCCGTGGCTGATCCAGACTTTCATGGAATACATCCTGCAGTTGTACGGCAGTATTCCTCAGGTCATCGGCTAA
- the flhB gene encoding flagellar biosynthesis protein FlhB → MAESESGQDKTEDPTDKKKKDAREKGEVARSKELNTLAIMLVGASALLIFGGALAQDLMELMRLNFSLPREVILDQKYMSTYLMHSGQVALWAIQPIMISLVLAALIGPISLGGWLFSAGSMAPKFSRMNPLSGLKRMFSSKALVELLKALAKFIIILFVALAVLSSDIDDLLRIAHEPLDRAIIHSLQVVGWSTLWMACGLIIIAAVDVPVQLWESHKKLLMTKQEIRDEHKDQEGRPEVKQRIRQLQREMSQRRMMAAIPDADVVITNPTHYAVALKYDPEKGGAPMLIAKGSDFLALKIREIAVANEVLLLESPALARSIYYSTELDQEIPGGLYLAVAQVLAYVYQIRQHRAGKGKRPDPLKGDLPIPPDLRRDS, encoded by the coding sequence ATGGCTGAGAGCGAAAGCGGTCAAGACAAAACAGAAGACCCCACGGACAAAAAGAAAAAGGACGCCCGGGAGAAGGGCGAGGTTGCGCGCTCCAAGGAACTCAATACCCTGGCAATCATGCTGGTCGGTGCCAGTGCCTTGCTGATTTTTGGCGGCGCCCTGGCCCAGGACCTGATGGAGCTGATGCGCCTGAATTTCTCGCTGCCGCGAGAGGTGATTCTCGATCAGAAATACATGAGTACCTACCTGATGCATTCGGGGCAGGTCGCGTTGTGGGCGATTCAGCCGATCATGATCTCGTTGGTGCTGGCGGCGCTGATCGGCCCCATTTCACTGGGTGGCTGGCTGTTCTCCGCGGGCAGCATGGCGCCCAAGTTCAGCCGCATGAACCCGCTCAGCGGCCTTAAACGAATGTTCTCCAGCAAGGCGCTGGTCGAGCTGCTCAAGGCCCTGGCCAAATTCATCATCATTCTGTTCGTGGCGCTGGCGGTGTTGTCATCCGACATCGACGACCTGCTGCGCATCGCCCACGAACCGCTGGACCGGGCCATCATCCACAGCCTGCAAGTGGTGGGCTGGAGTACCTTGTGGATGGCCTGCGGGCTGATCATCATCGCCGCCGTGGACGTGCCGGTGCAGCTGTGGGAAAGCCACAAGAAACTGCTGATGACCAAGCAGGAAATACGCGACGAACACAAAGACCAGGAAGGCCGACCCGAGGTCAAACAGCGGATTCGCCAACTGCAGCGCGAAATGTCCCAGCGCCGCATGATGGCCGCGATCCCCGATGCCGACGTGGTCATCACCAACCCGACCCACTACGCCGTTGCGCTCAAGTACGACCCGGAGAAGGGCGGGGCACCCATGCTCATCGCCAAGGGCAGTGACTTCCTGGCGTTGAAGATCCGTGAAATCGCCGTGGCCAACGAAGTATTGCTGCTTGAGTCCCCGGCGCTGGCGCGTTCGATCTATTACTCGACCGAACTGGATCAGGAAATTCCGGGTGGGCTCTATCTGGCCGTCGCCCAGGTCCTGGCCTACGTTTACCAGATCCGCCAGCACCGCGCCGGCAAGGGCAAACGCCCGGATCCGCTGAAAGGGGATTTGCCGATCCCGCCGGATTTGAGGCGTGATTCCTGA
- the fliR gene encoding flagellar biosynthetic protein FliR, protein MSLLQLTDTQISTWVATFMLPLFRVGALLMVMPIFGTTLVPKRVRAYLALAITVVIAPGLPPMPPVNPLDLSGLLLIAEQILVGAVLGFSLQLFFQAFVVAGQIVAIQMGMGFASMVDPTNGVSVAVIGQFFTMLVTLMFLGMNGHLVVFEVLTESFTTLPVGSGFLVNHFWELAGKLGWVLGAALLLVLPAITALLVVNIAFGVMTRAAPQLNIFSIGFPLTLVLGLFITWVGLADMLNQFQPLAAEALQLLRELAQVN, encoded by the coding sequence ATGTCGCTGTTGCAGCTGACCGATACCCAGATCAGTACCTGGGTGGCGACGTTCATGTTGCCGCTGTTTCGCGTCGGCGCCTTGCTGATGGTCATGCCGATTTTCGGCACGACCCTGGTGCCCAAGCGGGTGCGCGCCTACCTCGCCCTGGCGATCACCGTGGTGATTGCGCCGGGGTTGCCGCCGATGCCACCGGTCAATCCGCTGGACCTCAGCGGCCTGCTGTTGATTGCCGAGCAGATCCTGGTCGGTGCCGTGCTGGGCTTTTCGTTGCAGTTGTTCTTCCAGGCGTTCGTGGTCGCCGGGCAGATCGTCGCGATCCAGATGGGCATGGGTTTCGCCTCGATGGTCGACCCCACCAACGGCGTCTCGGTGGCGGTGATCGGGCAGTTTTTCACCATGCTGGTGACGCTGATGTTCCTGGGCATGAACGGCCATCTGGTGGTCTTCGAAGTGCTGACTGAAAGCTTTACCACGTTGCCGGTGGGCAGCGGTTTCCTGGTCAATCACTTCTGGGAGCTGGCCGGTAAACTGGGTTGGGTGCTGGGGGCGGCGCTGTTGCTGGTGCTGCCGGCCATCACCGCATTGCTGGTGGTCAACATCGCGTTTGGTGTGATGACCCGCGCCGCGCCGCAGCTGAACATCTTCTCCATCGGTTTCCCGCTGACCCTGGTGCTCGGGTTGTTCATCACCTGGGTCGGGCTGGCGGACATGCTCAACCAGTTTCAACCGCTGGCCGCCGAGGCCTTGCAGCTCTTGCGCGAACTGGCACAGGTGAACTGA
- a CDS encoding chemotaxis response regulator CheY, producing MKILIVDDFSTMRRIIKNLLRDLGFTNTVEADDGTTAIPVLNSGSIDFLVTDWNMPGMTGIDLLRHVRADEKLKHLPVLMVTAEAKREQIIEAAQAGVNGYVVKPFTAQALKEKIEKIFERIG from the coding sequence ATGAAAATCCTCATCGTTGATGACTTCTCAACGATGCGGCGGATCATTAAAAACCTGTTGCGTGACCTTGGGTTCACCAACACGGTCGAGGCGGACGATGGCACTACGGCTATCCCTGTTCTCAACAGCGGGAGCATCGACTTTCTGGTAACGGACTGGAACATGCCTGGCATGACCGGTATCGATTTGCTGCGCCACGTGCGCGCCGATGAAAAGCTCAAGCACCTGCCGGTATTGATGGTGACCGCTGAAGCCAAGCGCGAACAGATCATCGAAGCGGCCCAGGCCGGTGTTAACGGCTATGTGGTCAAACCCTTCACGGCCCAGGCGTTGAAAGAAAAAATCGAGAAGATTTTCGAACGCATCGGTTGA
- a CDS encoding RHS repeat-associated core domain-containing protein, translating to MPAPRETLLCQYRYDPLDRLTGHAQPNTPTLQRFYCKSRLATEIQGTTGHSIVQHDDLLLAQLRRQDDAIDTTLLVTDQQRSVLQTLEASQQRQPIAYSPYGHRPAESGLTSLLGFNGERRDPVTGHYLLGNGYRAFNPVLMRFNSPDSLSPFEQGGLNSYAYCFGDPITWSDSTGHSPILASLMRYIESRTIQGIKPNQFLTLNTGISRDKAINLRSILQTDKQKSKAITLQQDIFETDYRQLFPLSNKTSPPSLKNLTIQNIIDNKISTHRLPPSLQLPDNAETLREVLGLLRDRRHPEKIIFSTSNLQLLPSEINKSRDPLFREIANQYRDKMLKIRSPEGELQSRALATRYFVQKDIF from the coding sequence ATGCCAGCGCCACGCGAAACCCTACTTTGCCAATATCGCTACGACCCCCTCGACCGGCTGACTGGCCACGCTCAGCCGAACACACCCACGCTTCAGCGTTTCTACTGCAAAAGCCGGTTGGCCACCGAAATACAGGGGACGACCGGGCATTCCATTGTGCAGCACGATGATCTGCTGCTGGCGCAACTACGGCGTCAGGATGATGCGATTGACACCACGTTGCTGGTCACCGATCAGCAGCGTTCGGTGCTGCAGACCCTTGAAGCCAGCCAACAGCGACAACCTATTGCTTATTCGCCCTATGGCCATCGCCCTGCTGAAAGCGGGTTGACCAGCTTGCTGGGGTTCAATGGCGAACGGCGAGACCCGGTGACCGGGCATTATTTATTGGGGAATGGGTATCGGGCGTTTAATCCGGTATTGATGCGGTTTAATAGTCCGGATAGTTTGAGTCCGTTTGAACAGGGTGGATTGAATAGTTATGCGTATTGTTTTGGAGACCCAATAACCTGGAGCGACAGCACAGGACACAGCCCTATACTGGCGTCACTTATGAGGTACATAGAAAGCCGAACAATACAGGGCATCAAACCCAATCAATTCCTGACATTAAACACAGGAATAAGTCGCGACAAAGCAATTAACCTTAGAAGTATACTTCAAACAGACAAGCAAAAATCTAAAGCAATCACTCTTCAACAAGATATATTTGAAACTGACTACCGCCAGCTCTTCCCCCTCTCCAATAAGACCTCGCCCCCTTCTCTAAAAAACCTGACAATACAGAATATAATCGACAATAAAATTTCGACACACAGACTTCCTCCCTCCCTGCAACTACCTGATAACGCAGAAACACTGAGAGAAGTATTAGGCTTGCTAAGAGACCGTCGACACCCTGAAAAGATAATATTCAGCACCAGCAATCTACAGTTGCTACCGAGCGAAATAAATAAATCCCGCGACCCTCTATTTAGAGAAATAGCCAATCAATACAGAGATAAAATGCTCAAAATAAGATCACCAGAAGGCGAACTCCAGAGTCGAGCGCTCGCAACGAGATACTTTGTGCAAAAGGACATTTTTTAG
- the fliA gene encoding RNA polymerase sigma factor FliA, with protein sequence MTASGYNLYKKSARDAQYELIERYAPLVKRIAYHLLARLPASVQVEDLIQAGMIGLLEVSTKYDASKGASFETYAGIRIRGAMLDEVRKGDWAPRSVHRNTRMVSDAIRSIEAKTGRDAKDHEVAAELQLSLDDYYGILNDTLGSRLFSFDDLLQDGEHEGLHEDGASAHLEPSRDLEDERFQAALADAIANLPERERLVLALYYDEELNLKEIGEVLGVSESRVSQLHSQCAARLRGRLGEWRAR encoded by the coding sequence ATGACAGCCAGCGGTTACAACCTCTACAAAAAATCGGCACGTGATGCGCAGTACGAGCTGATCGAGCGTTACGCGCCGCTGGTCAAACGCATTGCCTATCACTTGCTGGCACGTCTGCCGGCAAGTGTGCAGGTTGAAGATCTTATTCAGGCCGGGATGATCGGCCTGCTGGAAGTCTCGACCAAATACGACGCCAGCAAAGGCGCCAGTTTTGAAACGTACGCGGGGATCCGGATCCGCGGCGCGATGCTCGATGAAGTACGCAAAGGGGACTGGGCGCCACGCTCGGTCCACCGCAATACCCGGATGGTCAGCGACGCAATTCGCTCTATTGAAGCTAAAACCGGCCGTGACGCTAAAGATCACGAGGTTGCGGCCGAACTCCAATTGAGTCTCGACGATTATTACGGGATTTTGAACGATACCTTGGGCAGCCGCCTGTTCAGTTTCGACGACCTGTTGCAGGACGGCGAACACGAAGGGCTGCACGAGGATGGCGCCAGTGCTCATCTTGAGCCGTCACGCGATCTGGAAGACGAACGTTTCCAGGCCGCACTGGCGGACGCGATTGCCAATTTGCCGGAGCGTGAGCGACTGGTGTTGGCGCTGTACTACGACGAAGAGCTGAACCTCAAGGAAATCGGTGAGGTCCTGGGGGTCAGCGAATCGCGGGTCAGCCAGTTACACAGCCAGTGCGCGGCCCGTTTGCGGGGGCGTTTGGGGGAGTGGCGAGCGCGCTGA
- the flhA gene encoding flagellar biosynthesis protein FlhA: MDRSQLLNSARTNLNDLSRGNLGVPLLLLVMLAMMMLPIPPFLLDVFFTFNIALSIVVLLVCVYALRPLDFAVFPTILLVATLMRLALNVASTRVVMLHGQDGHAAAGKVIQAFGEVVIGGNYVVGIVVFAILMIINFVVVTKGAGRISEVSARFTLDAMPGKQMAIDADLNAGLIDQNQAKLRRMEVAQEAEFYGSMDGASKFVRGDAIAGLLILFINLIGGMAVGIFQHGMSFGDAGKVYALLTIGDGLVAQLPSLLLSTAAAIMVTRASGSEDMGKQIGRQMFASPKALAVAAGLMAVMGIVPGMPHFSFLSMAALAAGGAYLFWKKQNVVKVQALQEVKRQQELLPSPARAQETKELGWDDVTPIDMIGLEVGYRLIPLVDRNQGGQLLARIKGVRKKLSQDLGFLMPTVHIRDNLDLAPSAYRLTLMGVILAEAEIYPDRELAINPGQVYGTLNGITAKDPAFGLEAVWIEISQRAQAQSLGYTVVDASTVVATHLNQILYKHSSELIGHEEVQQLMQLLAKSSPKLAEELVPGVVSLSQLLKVLQALLAEQVPVRDIRSIAEAIANNAAKSQDTAALVAAVRVGVSRAIVQSIVGTESELPVITLEPRLEQILLNSLQKAGQGSEEGVLLEPSMAEKLQRSLIDAAQRQEMQGQPVILLVAGPVRAMLSRFGRLAVPGLHVLAYQEIPDNKQVTIVATVGPNG; the protein is encoded by the coding sequence GTGGATCGCTCTCAGTTACTCAACAGTGCCCGCACAAACCTGAATGACCTCTCGCGAGGCAATCTGGGCGTGCCGTTGTTGCTGCTGGTCATGCTGGCAATGATGATGTTGCCCATCCCGCCGTTCCTGCTGGACGTGTTTTTCACGTTCAACATTGCCTTGTCCATCGTTGTGTTGCTGGTCTGCGTCTACGCCTTGCGGCCGCTGGATTTCGCGGTGTTCCCGACCATATTGCTGGTGGCGACGTTGATGCGCCTGGCGCTGAACGTGGCCTCCACGCGGGTGGTGATGCTCCACGGGCAGGACGGCCATGCCGCTGCCGGTAAGGTGATTCAGGCCTTCGGTGAGGTGGTGATCGGCGGCAACTACGTGGTCGGTATCGTGGTGTTCGCGATCTTGATGATCATCAACTTCGTCGTGGTGACCAAGGGCGCCGGGCGGATTTCCGAGGTGAGCGCACGTTTTACCCTCGATGCGATGCCCGGCAAGCAGATGGCCATCGACGCCGACCTCAACGCCGGCCTGATCGACCAGAACCAGGCCAAGCTGCGCCGGATGGAAGTGGCCCAGGAGGCCGAGTTCTACGGTTCCATGGACGGTGCCAGCAAGTTCGTCCGGGGTGACGCCATCGCCGGCCTGCTGATTCTGTTCATCAACCTTATTGGCGGCATGGCGGTCGGCATCTTCCAGCACGGCATGAGCTTCGGCGATGCTGGCAAGGTTTACGCGCTGTTGACCATCGGTGACGGTTTGGTGGCGCAATTGCCATCACTGCTGCTGTCCACCGCTGCCGCGATCATGGTGACCCGTGCTTCCGGTTCCGAAGACATGGGCAAGCAGATCGGCCGCCAGATGTTCGCCTCGCCCAAGGCGCTGGCCGTCGCGGCCGGGCTGATGGCGGTGATGGGCATCGTGCCCGGCATGCCGCACTTCTCCTTCCTCAGCATGGCGGCCCTGGCGGCTGGCGGTGCTTACCTGTTCTGGAAGAAGCAGAACGTGGTCAAGGTTCAGGCCTTGCAAGAGGTCAAGCGTCAGCAGGAGCTGCTGCCTTCCCCGGCCCGCGCTCAGGAAACCAAGGAACTTGGCTGGGATGACGTGACCCCGATCGACATGATCGGCCTGGAAGTGGGCTATCGCCTGATTCCGCTGGTGGACCGCAATCAGGGTGGCCAGTTGCTGGCGCGGATCAAGGGCGTGCGCAAGAAGCTGTCCCAGGACCTGGGCTTCCTGATGCCGACGGTGCATATACGTGACAACCTCGACCTGGCGCCCAGTGCCTATCGCCTCACCCTGATGGGTGTGATCCTTGCCGAAGCGGAGATTTACCCGGACCGCGAGCTGGCGATCAACCCCGGACAGGTCTACGGCACGCTCAATGGCATTACCGCCAAAGATCCGGCTTTTGGCCTGGAGGCCGTCTGGATCGAAATCAGCCAGCGCGCCCAGGCTCAGTCCCTCGGTTACACCGTGGTCGATGCCAGTACGGTAGTGGCAACCCACTTGAACCAGATTCTGTACAAGCACTCCAGCGAGCTGATTGGCCACGAAGAAGTCCAGCAACTCATGCAATTGCTGGCCAAAAGCTCGCCAAAACTGGCGGAGGAGCTGGTGCCGGGCGTGGTGTCGCTGTCGCAATTGCTCAAGGTCTTGCAGGCGCTGTTGGCCGAACAGGTGCCGGTACGGGACATTCGCAGCATTGCCGAGGCCATCGCCAACAATGCCGCCAAGAGTCAAGATACTGCCGCTTTGGTGGCCGCGGTGCGCGTCGGCGTATCGCGCGCAATCGTCCAAAGCATTGTAGGGACTGAGTCCGAGCTACCAGTTATCACTCTGGAGCCAAGGTTGGAACAGATATTGCTCAATAGTCTGCAGAAGGCAGGACAAGGCTCGGAAGAGGGCGTTCTGCTGGAGCCAAGCATGGCAGAGAAGCTGCAGCGTTCATTGATCGATGCCGCGCAGCGTCAAGAGATGCAAGGTCAACCGGTGATTCTGCTGGTGGCCGGTCCGGTTCGCGCGATGCTCTCGCGGTTCGGTCGGCTGGCAGTCCCGGGTTTGCATGTGTTGGCTTATCAGGAAATCCCTGACAACAAGCAAGTGACCATCGTTGCGACAGTAGGGCCCAACGGCTGA